One window of Solwaraspora sp. WMMA2056 genomic DNA carries:
- the rplP gene encoding 50S ribosomal protein L16: protein MLIPRKPPKGFRKPHHPSRTGAAKGGTRVVFGEFGIQALEPAYVTNRQIESARIAMTRHIKRGGKVWITVFPDQALTKKPAETRMGSGKGSPEWWVANIKPGRVLFEMSFPNEQIAREAMRRAIHKLPMKCRIVTREVGES from the coding sequence ATGCTGATCCCGCGCAAGCCCCCGAAGGGCTTCCGCAAGCCGCATCACCCGAGCCGTACTGGCGCCGCCAAGGGCGGTACCCGGGTGGTGTTCGGCGAGTTCGGTATCCAGGCGCTCGAGCCGGCGTACGTGACCAACCGGCAGATCGAGTCGGCCCGTATCGCCATGACCCGCCACATCAAGCGTGGCGGCAAGGTCTGGATCACGGTCTTCCCGGACCAGGCGCTGACCAAGAAGCCGGCCGAGACCCGGATGGGTTCCGGTAAGGGCTCACCCGAGTGGTGGGTCGCCAACATCAAGCCGGGACGGGTGCTCTTCGAGATGTCCTTCCCGAACGAGCAGATCGCGCGTGAGGCGATGCGTCGTGCGATTCACAAGCTCCCGATGAAGTGCCGCATCGTGACGCGCGAAGTGGGTGAAAGCTGA